One Corynebacterium efficiens YS-314 DNA segment encodes these proteins:
- a CDS encoding Gfo/Idh/MocA family protein: protein MRNAALVGCGDVAIVHWEAIEALGDELGIRLVAVVDSDPEAARAFSAQTGARAYGSLTELLAAGTVEVVHITTPHDQHIELTSEALASGAHVILEKPLAHEVAEARSSVHLSGVSVSPTQWGLAD from the coding sequence ATGAGAAATGCTGCGCTTGTGGGATGTGGCGATGTCGCAATCGTGCACTGGGAGGCCATCGAGGCGCTGGGTGATGAGCTCGGTATCCGCCTGGTGGCGGTGGTTGACTCCGATCCGGAGGCCGCCCGGGCCTTCTCCGCTCAGACCGGGGCACGGGCATACGGAAGCCTGACAGAGCTCCTGGCCGCAGGGACGGTTGAGGTCGTCCACATCACCACCCCACATGATCAGCATATTGAGCTGACATCGGAGGCCCTGGCCAGTGGTGCCCATGTCATCCTGGAGAAACCCCTGGCCCATGAGGTTGCCGAGGCCCGGTCAAGCGTCCATTTGAGTGGTGTATCCGTCAGCCCGACTCAGTGGGGATTAGCTGACTGA
- a CDS encoding heavy-metal-associated domain-containing protein — protein MSTKNYSVEGMTCEHCVASVQEEVAEVPGTQGVEVELESGRLVVTGEGFSDDAIAAAVERAGYKVQQEH, from the coding sequence GTGAGCACGAAGAATTATTCGGTTGAGGGCATGACCTGCGAACACTGCGTCGCATCCGTCCAGGAGGAAGTCGCCGAGGTTCCCGGCACCCAGGGTGTGGAGGTGGAGCTGGAGTCCGGTCGTCTCGTCGTGACCGGTGAGGGTTTCAGCGATGACGCAATCGCCGCCGCCGTCGAGCGCGCCGGTTATAAGGTCCAGCAGGAACACTGA
- the rpsF gene encoding 30S ribosomal protein S6: MRQYELMIILDPSQDERTVAPSLDKFLEVVRKDKGDVVKVDVWGKRRLAYPINKKEEGIYAVIDLKCESATVLELDRVLNLNDGVLRTKVLRLDK, translated from the coding sequence GTGCGTCAATACGAACTCATGATCATTCTCGATCCTTCTCAGGATGAGCGCACCGTTGCCCCGTCCCTGGATAAGTTCCTCGAGGTTGTCCGCAAGGACAAGGGCGATGTTGTGAAGGTTGATGTCTGGGGCAAGCGCCGTCTGGCCTACCCGATCAACAAGAAGGAAGAGGGCATCTACGCCGTCATCGATCTCAAGTGCGAGTCTGCAACCGTGCTCGAGCTCGATCGTGTTCTGAACCTGAACGATGGTGTCCTGCGCACCAAGGTTCTGCGACTCGACAAGTAA
- a CDS encoding single-stranded DNA-binding protein, translating to MAQGDTNITVVGNLVADPELRFTPSGAAVANFRIASTPRTFNRTTNQWEDGEGLFLTCNVWREAAENVAESLTKGMRVIVQGRLRQRSYETREGEKRTIFEVEVDDVGPSLKYAKAEVTRIPRGGGQGGFGGNQGGGFGGQGGNQGGNPGGGQGGFGQNTGGFGGQQGNQGGFGGGQGGNPGGNQGQSGNNFNQGGFGGGGNQAAAPDNDPWNSAPPAGSGGFGGADDEPPF from the coding sequence ATGGCACAGGGAGATACAAACATCACCGTCGTGGGCAACCTGGTTGCCGACCCGGAGTTGCGCTTCACCCCATCGGGTGCAGCAGTCGCTAACTTCCGTATCGCCTCCACCCCCAGGACGTTCAACCGGACGACCAACCAGTGGGAAGATGGAGAAGGCCTGTTCCTCACCTGCAATGTCTGGCGCGAAGCCGCTGAGAATGTGGCTGAATCACTGACGAAGGGCATGCGCGTCATCGTGCAGGGCCGTCTCCGTCAGCGCTCTTACGAAACCCGCGAGGGTGAGAAGCGCACCATCTTCGAGGTGGAGGTCGACGATGTCGGACCTTCCCTGAAGTACGCCAAGGCTGAGGTCACCCGTATTCCACGTGGTGGCGGTCAGGGCGGCTTCGGCGGCAACCAGGGTGGTGGCTTCGGAGGCCAGGGCGGCAACCAGGGTGGTAACCCCGGCGGCGGTCAGGGTGGATTCGGTCAGAACACCGGTGGTTTCGGCGGACAGCAGGGCAACCAGGGCGGTTTCGGTGGTGGCCAGGGTGGAAACCCCGGCGGCAACCAGGGTCAGTCCGGTAACAACTTCAACCAGGGTGGCTTCGGTGGTGGCGGCAATCAGGCTGCAGCCCCGGACAATGATCCCTGGAATTCCGCACCACCCGCCGGCAGCGGTGGATTCGGTGGCGCGGACGATGAGCCGCCGTTCTAA
- a CDS encoding sugar phosphate isomerase/epimerase family protein, producing the protein MAKFFGTDYIRLFSFFIPEGDNPDDYRDEVLSRTRAVVALAEEGGITLLHENEKGIYGDSPQRVRDLMASIDSPRYRAIYDAANYVQTGFRPFDESWPVVRDYVDYIHVKDATVPSADHPIGVIKTAGQGAGQYPELLAELHRNGFEGFLSIEPHLGNFDEFGGLCGPDLWTSAYDALTAILNDLDIRYN; encoded by the coding sequence GTGGCGAAGTTCTTCGGCACGGACTACATCCGTCTGTTTTCTTTCTTCATCCCTGAAGGTGACAACCCGGATGACTACCGCGACGAGGTGCTCTCCCGTACCCGTGCAGTGGTCGCTCTCGCGGAGGAAGGAGGCATCACTCTCCTCCATGAGAATGAGAAGGGTATCTATGGGGATTCCCCCCAGCGGGTCAGGGATCTGATGGCCAGCATCGATTCCCCCCGCTACCGCGCGATCTATGATGCCGCGAATTATGTCCAGACCGGCTTCAGGCCTTTCGATGAGTCCTGGCCGGTAGTCAGGGACTATGTCGATTACATCCATGTCAAGGATGCCACGGTCCCGTCGGCCGATCACCCCATCGGCGTCATCAAAACCGCCGGCCAGGGCGCCGGCCAGTATCCTGAGCTTCTCGCGGAGCTGCACCGGAATGGTTTCGAGGGTTTCCTCTCCATCGAACCGCACCTCGGCAACTTCGATGAGTTCGGTGGGTTGTGTGGCCCCGATCTGTGGACCAGCGCCTATGACGCCTTGACCGCCATCCTCAATGACCTCGATATCCGATACAACTGA
- a CDS encoding GntR family transcriptional regulator: MNENTAPLFRQIALLLEDTIVDGSLKVGERAPSMNELASFHRINPATARRGLSLLIDTGVLEKRRGVGMFVTAGARDIILQRRQREFAATYVVPLVDEAAKLGIPRQRVQTLLEQVAESRGLYK; this comes from the coding sequence ATGAATGAGAACACTGCCCCGCTCTTCCGGCAGATTGCACTGTTATTGGAAGACACCATCGTGGACGGATCCCTGAAGGTGGGGGAGCGGGCCCCGTCCATGAATGAGTTGGCCAGCTTCCACCGGATCAACCCGGCGACCGCCCGCAGGGGACTGTCCCTCCTTATTGATACCGGGGTGCTGGAGAAGCGGCGGGGTGTTGGCATGTTTGTCACCGCAGGTGCGCGCGACATCATCCTCCAGCGACGCCAACGCGAATTTGCCGCAACATACGTGGTGCCGCTTGTCGACGAAGCCGCCAAGCTCGGCATCCCCCGGCAACGTGTGCAGACCCTGTTGGAACAGGTCGCGGAAAGTAGGGGGCTCTACAAATGA
- the rplI gene encoding 50S ribosomal protein L9, protein MKLILTAAVENLGVAGDIVEVKDGYGRNLLLPRGLAIPATPGAEKQIEGIKRAQEARAIRDLDHAREVKAQLEALEGVKVAVRTSESGKLFGSVKADDIVDAVKAAGGPNLDKRAIVLPKNLVKTTGKYQVEAKIHEGIVSRVKFEVVAA, encoded by the coding sequence ATGAAGCTGATCCTCACCGCCGCCGTTGAGAACCTCGGTGTCGCTGGCGACATCGTCGAGGTCAAGGACGGCTACGGACGTAACCTGCTGCTCCCGCGTGGCCTGGCCATTCCGGCTACCCCGGGCGCTGAGAAGCAGATCGAGGGCATCAAGCGTGCCCAGGAGGCTCGCGCAATCCGCGACCTCGACCACGCTCGCGAAGTCAAGGCTCAGCTGGAGGCCCTCGAGGGCGTCAAGGTTGCAGTCCGCACCTCCGAGAGCGGTAAGCTGTTCGGTTCTGTCAAGGCTGACGACATCGTCGACGCAGTCAAGGCAGCCGGCGGCCCGAACCTGGACAAGCGTGCCATCGTTCTCCCGAAGAACCTGGTCAAGACCACCGGCAAGTACCAGGTAGAAGCAAAGATTCACGAAGGCATCGTGTCCCGCGTGAAGTTTGAGGTCGTCGCCGCGTAA
- a CDS encoding PspA/IM30 family protein: MANPFSKGWKYLMASFDNKIDENADPKVQIQQAVDAAKQQHNQIMQQASQVIGQQKQLEMKLDRLAKDRDALQDKARQAIQLADKAAQEGDATKAQEFNNTAEVFASQLVSVEQQLEETTALHNQAKAAAEDATKKSKESEMRLKEQLSQIDALRAQADQAQMQETVTQSMDSLNQFGKNDDSVPTLDAVREKIERRYADALGAQELTQNSVNDRIAEIQQTGSDMRAAARLEQIRAEAGLTSGATGELEKGTGEPVDAEELVDDTPEAADTPDAPADSAENTGKK; this comes from the coding sequence ATGGCTAATCCATTCAGCAAGGGCTGGAAGTATCTCATGGCTTCCTTTGACAACAAGATCGACGAGAATGCGGATCCCAAGGTCCAGATCCAGCAGGCCGTCGATGCCGCTAAACAGCAGCATAATCAGATCATGCAGCAGGCATCGCAGGTCATCGGCCAGCAGAAGCAGCTGGAGATGAAACTCGACCGCCTGGCCAAGGATCGGGATGCGCTGCAGGACAAGGCCCGTCAGGCCATCCAGCTTGCTGACAAGGCAGCCCAGGAGGGTGATGCCACCAAGGCCCAGGAGTTCAACAACACCGCTGAGGTGTTCGCCTCCCAGCTCGTGTCCGTGGAACAGCAGTTGGAGGAGACCACCGCGCTGCACAACCAGGCCAAGGCCGCCGCTGAGGATGCGACCAAGAAGTCCAAGGAATCCGAGATGCGTCTGAAGGAGCAGCTCTCCCAGATCGACGCTCTTCGTGCGCAGGCGGATCAGGCGCAGATGCAGGAGACTGTCACCCAGTCCATGGACAGCCTCAACCAGTTCGGCAAGAATGATGATTCCGTGCCCACCCTGGATGCGGTGCGTGAGAAGATCGAGCGTCGATACGCCGATGCCCTGGGTGCCCAGGAACTCACCCAGAATTCCGTCAACGACCGCATCGCCGAGATCCAGCAGACCGGATCCGACATGCGTGCCGCCGCCCGTCTCGAGCAGATCCGCGCGGAGGCCGGCCTGACCTCCGGGGCGACCGGTGAGCTGGAGAAGGGCACCGGGGAGCCGGTGGACGCCGAGGAGCTTGTCGACGACACCCCTGAGGCCGCCGACACTCCCGATGCTCCCGCGGACAGCGCGGAGAACACCGGGAAAAAGTAG
- a CDS encoding glycosyltransferase family 87 protein, which produces MDQKVITDRVSPADTEIVANDFINAIGGRLGRFAKVGTQRFWTPLRVLITTSLVFLAVGFLTKANCIQGGRGDDGTLSLNWSGNRQYTSACYNDIVPLYGARGLDSPGFPYAYSWQEGDLTRYMEYPVLGGIFQWIASIITRFLYPLVETLPFNSLPEAAFYFIISALGLAFFWVLVIRMMVELTGNRVWDTVLVAASPLVAVHAFTNWDTPSIAAVVGALLAVKRGNPVWAGVLIGLGTAFKLWPLYLLGAFLVLGVRSGKLREFSSMLGAAVVTWLVVNIPVMIAYPSAWYEFIRLNQTRGAEWTTIYQILDRNLPFPINDPEGLNTVSFLLFAAACLAIAIFGLKVQRRPRVAELAFLIVAAFLLVNKVWSPQYSLWLVPLAVLALPRWRLLFPWMVVDAMVWPILMWHMLGTENMGIPSGLLDIVLITRDGFIIAMVVMVIRQMMGRIPDPVLDAHGGKDPLVGVFGDTDTFTLAGKRPAERREALKEN; this is translated from the coding sequence ATGGACCAGAAGGTGATCACAGACCGGGTGTCACCGGCTGACACGGAAATCGTTGCCAACGATTTCATCAACGCCATCGGAGGTCGGCTCGGCCGTTTCGCGAAGGTGGGCACCCAGCGTTTCTGGACCCCACTCCGGGTGTTGATCACCACCTCCCTGGTCTTCCTGGCCGTGGGTTTCCTCACCAAGGCCAACTGCATCCAGGGCGGACGGGGAGACGATGGGACCCTCAGCCTGAACTGGTCCGGCAACCGCCAGTACACCTCCGCCTGTTACAACGACATCGTCCCCCTGTACGGCGCACGTGGACTGGATTCCCCCGGTTTCCCCTATGCCTACTCCTGGCAGGAGGGCGACCTCACCCGGTATATGGAATATCCGGTACTGGGAGGTATTTTCCAATGGATCGCCTCCATCATCACCCGGTTCCTCTACCCGCTTGTGGAGACCCTGCCCTTCAACTCCCTCCCCGAGGCCGCTTTCTACTTCATCATCTCCGCCCTGGGACTGGCGTTCTTCTGGGTGCTGGTCATCCGCATGATGGTGGAACTGACCGGCAACCGGGTGTGGGACACGGTCCTGGTGGCAGCCTCCCCCCTGGTCGCGGTCCACGCGTTCACCAACTGGGACACCCCCTCCATCGCCGCGGTCGTCGGCGCCTTGCTCGCGGTCAAACGCGGCAACCCGGTCTGGGCCGGAGTGCTCATCGGCCTGGGTACCGCCTTCAAACTGTGGCCCCTCTACCTGCTCGGCGCCTTCCTCGTGCTGGGTGTGCGCAGCGGGAAGCTCAGGGAGTTCTCCTCCATGCTCGGCGCTGCCGTGGTGACCTGGCTCGTGGTCAACATCCCCGTGATGATCGCCTACCCCTCCGCCTGGTACGAGTTCATCCGCCTCAACCAGACCCGTGGTGCGGAATGGACCACCATCTACCAGATCCTCGACCGTAATCTCCCGTTCCCGATCAACGATCCCGAGGGTCTCAACACCGTCAGTTTCCTGTTATTCGCGGCCGCCTGTCTGGCCATCGCCATCTTCGGCCTCAAGGTGCAGCGACGCCCCCGGGTGGCGGAACTCGCCTTCCTCATCGTCGCCGCCTTCCTACTCGTCAACAAGGTCTGGAGCCCCCAGTACTCCCTCTGGCTCGTGCCCCTGGCGGTGCTCGCACTCCCCCGCTGGCGACTCCTCTTCCCCTGGATGGTGGTGGATGCCATGGTATGGCCGATACTGATGTGGCACATGCTGGGTACCGAGAACATGGGGATCCCGAGCGGTCTGCTGGACATCGTCCTGATCACCCGCGACGGATTCATCATCGCCATGGTCGTCATGGTTATCCGCCAGATGATGGGACGCATCCCCGATCCTGTCCTGGATGCGCATGGCGGGAAGGACCCCCTCGTCGGGGTGTTCGGGGACACGGATACGTTCACGCTGGCCGGAAAGCGGCCGGCGGAGCGTCGAGAAGCGTTAAAGGAAAATTAG
- a CDS encoding MFS transporter, with the protein MNLTRNDRLDRLPVTSKHRKLLGGSGIGWALDAMDVGLISFIMAALVTHWDLSPTEASLLGSIGFVGMALGATFGGLLADKVGRRQVFALSLLVYGLATGASALSVSLVMLMALRFVVGLGLGAELPVASTLISEFSPRRIRGRMVVILEAFWALGWIMAAIIGTFVVTIGENGWRWALALGCVPAAYAIYVRLGLPESVRFLESKGRHEEAEAIVVSFEEQAVREGKPLTDSLPESRDVEVEGSESIWAKNLRRRTAALWVVWFCINLSYYGAFIWIPSLLVADGFTLVRSFQFTLIITLAQLPGYAAAAWLIEKWGRRATLSTFLAGSAVSAAMYGMADAEWQILVAGCLLSFFNLGAWGALYAIGPELYPTDVRGTGTGAAAGFGRIASIIAPLIVPPVISLGGPVLLFALFASAFALAAVAAFTLPEQKGKALAD; encoded by the coding sequence ATGAACCTAACGCGTAATGACAGGCTGGATCGTCTGCCTGTCACCTCAAAACACAGGAAGCTCCTCGGCGGTTCAGGGATCGGCTGGGCGCTGGACGCCATGGACGTGGGACTGATCTCCTTCATCATGGCCGCGCTGGTCACCCACTGGGATCTGTCCCCCACCGAGGCATCCCTCCTCGGCTCCATCGGTTTCGTCGGCATGGCCCTGGGCGCCACCTTCGGCGGTCTGCTCGCCGACAAGGTGGGACGCCGGCAGGTGTTCGCCCTGTCCCTGCTCGTCTACGGCCTGGCCACCGGGGCCTCGGCACTGTCCGTCTCCCTCGTCATGCTCATGGCGCTGCGGTTTGTCGTCGGGCTCGGCCTGGGTGCGGAACTCCCGGTGGCCTCCACGCTCATCTCCGAGTTCTCCCCCCGCCGCATCCGTGGTCGCATGGTGGTCATCCTCGAGGCCTTCTGGGCACTGGGGTGGATCATGGCCGCGATCATCGGCACCTTTGTGGTCACCATCGGCGAGAACGGATGGCGGTGGGCACTGGCCCTGGGTTGTGTGCCCGCCGCCTACGCCATCTATGTCCGCCTCGGCCTGCCGGAATCGGTCCGCTTCCTGGAGAGCAAGGGCCGTCACGAGGAGGCGGAGGCCATCGTGGTCTCCTTCGAGGAACAGGCCGTTCGGGAGGGCAAACCTCTCACGGACAGCCTCCCGGAGAGCCGCGATGTGGAGGTCGAGGGATCGGAATCGATCTGGGCAAAGAACCTGCGCAGGCGCACGGCCGCACTGTGGGTGGTGTGGTTCTGCATCAACCTGTCGTACTACGGGGCCTTCATCTGGATCCCGTCACTGCTGGTAGCCGATGGTTTCACCCTGGTCAGGTCATTCCAGTTCACGCTGATCATCACCCTGGCCCAGTTACCGGGTTATGCGGCTGCCGCGTGGCTCATTGAGAAGTGGGGTCGCAGGGCGACGCTCTCGACCTTCCTGGCCGGTTCCGCGGTATCCGCCGCCATGTACGGCATGGCTGATGCGGAATGGCAGATCCTCGTTGCAGGCTGCCTTCTGTCATTCTTCAACCTGGGCGCATGGGGTGCCCTCTACGCCATCGGGCCGGAATTGTATCCGACGGATGTGCGAGGCACCGGCACAGGTGCTGCCGCAGGTTTCGGACGCATCGCGTCCATCATCGCACCGTTGATTGTCCCACCCGTGATCAGCCTGGGTGGCCCGGTGCTGCTGTTCGCGCTGTTCGCCTCAGCGTTCGCGCTTGCTGCCGTGGCGGCGTTTACGCTGCCTGAGCAGAAGGGTAAAGCCCTGGCTGATTAG
- a CDS encoding thioredoxin family protein: MATIDVTEDTFEQTVTGEGIVLVDAWASWCGPCRQFAPTYEKVSGDHPDAVFAKLDTEANQSLAAALEIQSIPTLMIFRDGIMVFREAGTMPAPALDDLVKQVKQLDMDDVRRQIAEQQAAQGDA, translated from the coding sequence ATGGCAACGATTGATGTAACCGAAGACACATTTGAGCAGACCGTCACCGGCGAGGGCATTGTCCTCGTTGATGCATGGGCTTCCTGGTGCGGTCCCTGCCGCCAGTTCGCCCCCACCTACGAGAAGGTCTCCGGTGATCACCCGGATGCGGTCTTCGCCAAGCTAGACACCGAGGCCAACCAGAGCCTCGCCGCCGCACTGGAGATCCAGTCCATCCCCACCCTGATGATCTTCCGCGACGGCATCATGGTCTTCCGCGAGGCCGGAACCATGCCGGCACCCGCCCTGGACGATCTGGTCAAGCAGGTCAAGCAGCTGGATATGGATGATGTCCGTCGTCAGATCGCCGAGCAGCAGGCTGCACAGGGCGACGCATAA
- the dnaB gene encoding replicative DNA helicase — protein sequence MSADVSASFDDDFVPPPEPGDDVAPENTDFPTPAFADVDFATMPGAGSGGGFNRGSRDGGAGRDGRSFNRGPGRGGRDRETGSREYRDFRSPPYDNDAEMGVLGAMLLSPNTVIDILDVLTPDDFYRPAHQLIFQAIIDLFSDNKDIDPVIVSGRLDRTNDLERVGGGAYLHTLIQSVPTAANARYYAEIVSEKAVLRRLVDAGTRVVQLGYEGDDGAEIDAVIDRAQQEVFAVSQKNQTEDYAVLADILGDTMEELEQLSTDGGLAAGIPTGFKDLDDLTNGLRGGQMVIVAARPGVGKSTLALDFMRSASIRNDMASVIFSLEMSKSEIVMRLLSAETEIRLSDMRGGRMDEEAWEKMVQRLDKVAKAPLFIDDSANLTMMEIRSKARKLKQKHDLKLIVVDYLQLMSSGKRVESRQQEVSEFSRQLKLLAKELDVPLIAISQLNRGPESRTDKRPQLADLRESGSLEQDADIVMLLYRPDSQDKDDERAGEADIILAKHRGGPIDTVQVAHQLHYSRFVDMARG from the coding sequence ATGTCAGCTGATGTATCAGCCAGTTTCGACGATGACTTTGTTCCCCCACCGGAGCCGGGTGATGATGTGGCACCGGAGAATACGGACTTTCCCACACCCGCCTTCGCGGATGTGGATTTCGCCACCATGCCCGGGGCGGGATCCGGCGGTGGTTTCAACCGGGGTAGTCGGGACGGTGGTGCCGGCCGAGATGGCAGGTCCTTCAACCGGGGCCCGGGCCGGGGGGGTCGGGACCGTGAGACCGGTTCGCGGGAGTACCGGGATTTCCGGTCCCCGCCCTATGACAATGATGCCGAGATGGGTGTGCTGGGCGCGATGCTGCTCAGTCCCAACACGGTCATTGACATCCTGGATGTCCTGACCCCGGATGATTTCTACCGCCCGGCGCACCAGCTGATCTTCCAGGCGATCATTGATCTGTTCAGTGATAACAAGGACATCGACCCGGTGATCGTCTCGGGCCGTCTGGATCGCACCAATGATCTGGAGCGTGTCGGTGGTGGTGCGTATCTGCACACCCTCATTCAGTCGGTGCCGACCGCGGCCAACGCCCGTTACTACGCGGAGATCGTCTCCGAGAAGGCGGTGCTGCGCCGGCTTGTTGATGCCGGGACGCGTGTGGTGCAGCTCGGTTATGAAGGTGATGACGGAGCAGAGATCGATGCGGTCATCGACCGTGCCCAGCAGGAGGTCTTCGCTGTCTCCCAGAAGAACCAGACCGAGGATTATGCGGTGCTGGCCGACATCCTGGGTGACACCATGGAGGAACTGGAGCAGCTGTCCACCGATGGAGGCCTGGCGGCGGGTATCCCGACCGGTTTCAAGGATCTGGATGACCTGACCAACGGTCTGCGTGGTGGCCAGATGGTCATCGTCGCGGCGCGTCCGGGTGTGGGTAAGTCCACGCTGGCCCTGGATTTCATGCGCTCGGCCTCGATCCGCAATGACATGGCCTCGGTCATCTTCTCCCTGGAGATGTCGAAGTCGGAGATCGTCATGCGTCTGCTGTCCGCGGAGACGGAGATCCGGCTGTCGGACATGCGTGGCGGCCGGATGGATGAGGAGGCGTGGGAGAAGATGGTCCAGCGCCTGGACAAGGTGGCCAAGGCACCGTTGTTCATCGATGATTCCGCGAACCTGACCATGATGGAGATCCGTTCCAAGGCCCGCAAGCTCAAGCAGAAGCATGACCTCAAGCTCATCGTGGTGGATTACCTTCAGCTGATGAGCTCGGGTAAGCGGGTGGAGTCGCGTCAGCAGGAGGTGTCGGAGTTCTCCCGTCAGCTCAAGCTGCTGGCGAAGGAGCTGGATGTGCCCCTGATCGCCATCTCCCAGCTCAACCGTGGGCCGGAGTCCCGTACGGATAAGCGCCCGCAGCTCGCCGATCTGCGTGAGTCGGGTTCCCTGGAGCAGGATGCCGATATCGTCATGTTGCTCTACCGTCCCGACTCCCAGGACAAGGATGATGAGCGTGCGGGCGAGGCGGATATCATCCTGGCGAAGCACCGCGGTGGTCCGATCGACACCGTGCAGGTGGCGCATCAGCTCCACTACTCGCGTTTTGTGGACATGGCACGCGGATAA
- a CDS encoding NYN domain-containing protein: MLERTQVFVDTSYLLASFYNSWETGARAQLEIDLPEVVGVLGRMIEQQLKQPVQRQMWYDGIPDSGPHRYQRALRTCDGVQLRAGQLIEWGERRTQKAVDTRLVADLVLAGVRGQCSDIVLVSGDADMIPGVQEATNAGVRVHLYGFGWDSMSSQLRHCCDTTTILDPREDFADCMQLQVLEGPVPPAVRVKPIGDAEPLEEPGLTPVPNANGEMPPAPPTSPDPAEDSSQAEQTEPAEPTGKPTPATIASTPKPGPVPGPVPGAPRPSPSTSTPDPVVPAEPPLPPADDAPSPVEEEIKEQVDQDKSKAIPNPSMMAPRRKLRSRYVPLPNEVWASAGFQTPYDVGQQYASWWFEHAATPEQRDQAHLLSGGGLPPEIDRPLLQFACETLHEYTLTESQRVSLRDGFHSGIRGVLLNMHDN; the protein is encoded by the coding sequence ATGCTTGAACGCACACAGGTATTCGTGGACACGTCGTACCTCCTCGCAAGCTTTTACAACTCTTGGGAGACAGGCGCACGCGCCCAATTAGAAATCGACCTCCCCGAGGTAGTCGGGGTTTTAGGAAGGATGATAGAACAACAACTCAAACAGCCTGTACAGAGGCAGATGTGGTACGACGGAATCCCGGATTCCGGACCACACCGTTATCAGCGCGCCCTGCGCACCTGCGACGGGGTACAGCTGCGGGCCGGCCAGCTGATCGAATGGGGTGAGCGTCGTACGCAGAAGGCCGTGGACACCCGCCTCGTGGCGGACCTGGTCCTGGCTGGCGTGCGGGGCCAGTGCTCGGATATCGTGCTCGTCTCCGGTGATGCCGACATGATCCCCGGCGTCCAGGAGGCCACCAACGCCGGTGTCCGGGTCCATCTCTATGGGTTCGGCTGGGATTCCATGTCCTCCCAGCTGCGCCACTGCTGCGACACGACCACCATCCTGGACCCCCGCGAGGACTTCGCGGACTGCATGCAGCTGCAGGTCCTGGAGGGGCCGGTGCCCCCGGCGGTGCGGGTCAAGCCCATCGGGGATGCGGAGCCACTGGAAGAACCCGGTCTCACCCCGGTGCCCAATGCGAATGGCGAGATGCCGCCAGCACCGCCCACCAGCCCGGACCCGGCAGAAGACAGCTCACAGGCGGAGCAAACCGAGCCAGCTGAGCCGACCGGCAAGCCCACCCCGGCGACCATCGCCTCAACCCCCAAACCAGGTCCCGTGCCCGGACCTGTTCCCGGCGCGCCCAGGCCGAGTCCGTCGACAAGCACCCCCGACCCGGTCGTGCCGGCCGAACCGCCGCTGCCTCCCGCGGATGACGCCCCCTCACCAGTCGAGGAGGAGATCAAGGAGCAGGTCGACCAGGACAAGTCGAAGGCCATCCCGAACCCCTCGATGATGGCTCCCCGGCGCAAACTGCGCTCCCGTTATGTGCCCCTGCCCAATGAGGTGTGGGCCTCGGCGGGTTTCCAGACCCCCTATGACGTGGGGCAGCAGTATGCGTCCTGGTGGTTTGAGCATGCCGCCACGCCGGAGCAACGGGACCAGGCGCATCTGCTCTCCGGTGGCGGTCTGCCCCCCGAGATCGATCGTCCCCTGTTGCAGTTCGCATGTGAGACGCTCCATGAGTACACGCTCACGGAATCGCAGCGTGTGAGCCTGCGCGATGGTTTCCACTCCGGGATCCGTGGTGTGCTGCTCAACATGCACGACAACTAA
- a CDS encoding PadR family transcriptional regulator, with product MSSEPMHGYQIITTITERTDGNWTPSPGAIYPTLSMLEDEQLITISTESGRKMARLTGQGAQRVAENEATWSGILDAYRDPASRESGIHNIRSEYYKIRELLKAAPEGNEEKIIEILRKAADDIKSIQP from the coding sequence TTGAGCTCGGAACCCATGCACGGTTATCAGATCATCACGACCATCACCGAGCGCACCGACGGTAACTGGACCCCCAGCCCGGGGGCCATCTACCCGACCCTGTCCATGCTGGAGGATGAACAGCTGATCACCATCAGCACCGAATCCGGCAGGAAGATGGCCCGTCTGACCGGGCAGGGCGCACAACGCGTCGCCGAGAACGAAGCGACGTGGTCCGGCATTCTCGACGCATACCGCGACCCCGCGTCACGGGAATCCGGAATCCACAACATCCGGAGCGAGTACTACAAAATCAGGGAGCTGCTCAAGGCAGCTCCCGAAGGTAATGAAGAGAAGATCATCGAGATATTAAGGAAGGCAGCAGATGACATCAAGAGCATTCAACCCTGA